Proteins encoded in a region of the Mucilaginibacter sabulilitoris genome:
- a CDS encoding DUF6377 domain-containing protein: MKVLLSVFFFIIVSCNAKCKEYTDSLLRVLKSEILKKKIYDGEKDRHIKKLKETLASVPKSDFYTQYAICDKLYQEYKDFIFDSAHVYTEKLLALSRKMNDLPKLYESKIKLGTIQSSWGMFKETFECLSQIDVNQAPDSVKLRYYELKSKAYTRQALYNTDEFYSPSNRAESIKALTAAIRLSKPGSYEKYRHLAELCTIYGQNDKATAYCVKLLNSNLPTYHERAMIAHDLSNLTTGPQKIRLITLAAIYDIRSSTKETLAIFTLGKILMDEGKIEDAEILLQEALDQANIYGNKMHKIEIVAILTTLSAQKLINSENKKNEILTYLITILSIAIAGVVFISVVVYTRLKRVKRREAIVSEKNQHLDGLNKKLSEDAQIKEEYIGYFFDVISGYILKLEKIKRNTERKIKIQNYEELLHLANQIDIKQERHILFHTFDNIFLKLFPNFITSFNALLKPEDQIWPKDNEILNTNLRIFALMRLGIKDTQTIANILQSAVSTIYTYKTRIKSKALVHGDDFENKIMEINFVDIESVHS, translated from the coding sequence ATGAAAGTGTTGCTGTCGGTGTTCTTTTTTATAATAGTATCCTGTAATGCAAAATGTAAAGAATATACTGATAGTCTTTTAAGGGTTTTAAAATCCGAGATCCTAAAAAAAAAAATCTACGATGGTGAAAAAGACCGCCATATCAAAAAATTAAAGGAAACCCTGGCTTCGGTTCCCAAATCCGATTTTTACACCCAATATGCCATTTGCGATAAGCTGTACCAGGAGTATAAGGATTTCATATTTGATTCGGCCCATGTATATACTGAAAAGCTGCTGGCCTTAAGCCGTAAGATGAACGATTTGCCTAAGCTGTATGAAAGCAAAATAAAGCTGGGTACAATTCAATCGTCATGGGGCATGTTTAAGGAAACTTTTGAATGTCTTAGTCAGATTGACGTAAACCAGGCACCTGATAGCGTCAAATTAAGATACTATGAATTAAAATCAAAAGCTTATACCCGGCAGGCTCTGTATAATACCGATGAATTTTATTCCCCTTCTAACCGCGCCGAATCTATAAAAGCCTTAACCGCGGCCATACGCCTAAGTAAGCCAGGATCGTATGAAAAATATAGGCATTTAGCCGAGCTGTGCACGATATACGGGCAAAATGATAAGGCCACCGCTTATTGTGTTAAATTATTGAACAGCAATTTACCAACCTATCATGAACGTGCCATGATAGCACATGATTTAAGCAATTTAACTACCGGGCCCCAAAAAATACGACTAATTACACTTGCTGCCATTTATGATATCCGCTCGTCAACCAAAGAGACGTTGGCCATTTTTACACTTGGAAAAATATTAATGGATGAGGGCAAAATTGAAGATGCTGAAATCCTTTTACAGGAAGCGCTGGATCAGGCCAATATTTATGGCAACAAGATGCATAAGATAGAAATTGTGGCCATTTTAACCACGCTATCGGCTCAAAAGCTCATCAATTCTGAAAATAAAAAAAATGAAATATTAACCTATCTCATAACTATCTTAAGCATCGCCATAGCGGGCGTTGTATTTATTTCGGTAGTTGTATATACCAGGTTAAAAAGAGTAAAACGCCGTGAAGCCATCGTGAGCGAAAAGAACCAGCATTTAGATGGTTTAAATAAAAAACTTTCAGAAGATGCCCAGATCAAGGAAGAATACATTGGTTATTTTTTTGACGTTATTTCCGGTTATATTCTCAAACTCGAAAAAATAAAAAGAAATACCGAACGTAAGATCAAAATTCAGAATTATGAGGAGTTATTGCATTTAGCCAATCAAATCGACATTAAACAAGAGCGTCATATTTTGTTTCATACGTTCGATAATATATTCCTTAAGCTGTTCCCTAATTTTATTACCTCCTTTAACGCTTTGCTAAAGCCCGAAGATCAGATATGGCCAAAGGATAATGAGATTTTAAACACTAACCTGCGCATATTTGCCCTCATGCGGTTAGGTATTAAGGATACACAAACAATAGCCAATATACTGCAGAGTGCCGTAAGCACTATTTACACTTACAAAACCCGAATTAAATCAAAGGCGCTTGTACATGGCGATGATTTTGAAAACAAGATCATGGAGATCAATTTTGTCGACATCGAAAGCGTCCATTCTTAA
- a CDS encoding SusC/RagA family TonB-linked outer membrane protein, protein MKKKLRTAISIFKKPPFYIVAMMMLFLSNTGIARGLRNVAPGKLSPAAKIDKPSNAITVKGAVTDGATGEKLTGVSVGVKGKQSGTLTDVNGNFSINVEGTETLVFSYIGYESVEVPVGGKTTINVKLTSTNKSLNEVVVIGYGTAKKVSLTGAVDRVSGSQAVEGRPVTGAIQALQGESPNLVIQQKGWSPSGGGSYNINIRGTGTTGNNDPLIVIDGIIGGDMNTLNPNDIDNISVLKDAGSAAIYGSRSANGVILVTTKKGKLGTKPSITYNGIYGTQVPHFTFHPLGAYENALDKNMSLANSGKPPQYSDQQLADIKTKGDGDWRLETIMHNAPQTNQNLTISGGSPTSTYLMSFGYFDQRNYLEKSLINGTYGLRRFNFRLNQTATLGNFSTGWNLTYAKIQYNEPFNDVVGDALRAPLTDSFQDAQGRYITGFVTSNPLDLLRNGGFMFTNNDEINGSFNMAYAITPAFKIRAVFGGTVKANTQLQRQVELDYYPTGQSNQGRQTANYNTKSLATNTNLIAEYTKTFGKHSLNVLVGVANESYTSEGNGVRKSLTDSLLGIPTTGTIIDPGTPNNGSYNSLSNTIETSLNSYFGRVSYSYANKYFLDGTFRGDASSNFPKNKRWGYFPSIGGSWRLSEEDFMSNYKEKVGDLRVRANYGVLGNQNVSAYQFTSSFNTNANVYAFNNTATAGATRNLANVDLTWEKAATLDIGADATFFNGQLTVGADYFNKITRDILAPRQDVPTLFGSGFPSYNVSKVQDRGWELKITYATRGTFAQNFSFSISDAKSKLLAFSYGQTENVFQREEFEFVRRVGYPITVYQGYKTAGLYQSQAEVDSYPRFANYTTGLAPGDWKFVDKNGDGKIDAQDKFILGDPFPRYTFGFNYNASYKGFDLTIFIQGVLKRSALIRGELIEPYHFSNYGGTIYDSNSDFWTPQNTNAKYPRLAENGTVANNNDYRTGSDMYLFNAAYGRLKNVQIGYSLPAGFLSKISVKKARVYFTAQNILTVSPLKFTDPEGTEFGNNLDNTVGANSPRGYPVPVFYGMGLDMTF, encoded by the coding sequence ATGAAAAAAAAATTACGAACAGCAATTTCGATTTTCAAAAAGCCTCCGTTTTACATAGTCGCTATGATGATGTTATTCCTCTCAAACACCGGTATTGCCCGTGGTTTGAGGAACGTTGCGCCCGGTAAACTATCGCCTGCTGCAAAAATAGATAAGCCCTCAAATGCCATAACTGTAAAAGGAGCGGTTACAGACGGGGCGACAGGTGAAAAATTAACGGGTGTTTCTGTTGGAGTAAAGGGAAAACAATCCGGAACGCTGACCGACGTAAATGGAAATTTCTCTATTAATGTTGAAGGAACTGAAACGTTGGTGTTTTCATACATCGGGTATGAGTCTGTAGAAGTGCCCGTCGGCGGAAAAACAACCATCAATGTTAAACTAACCTCAACCAACAAAAGCTTAAACGAAGTAGTGGTGATAGGTTACGGAACGGCAAAAAAGGTTTCGCTAACCGGCGCTGTTGACAGGGTATCGGGTTCCCAGGCAGTGGAAGGCCGCCCTGTTACCGGTGCTATACAGGCGCTGCAGGGTGAGTCCCCCAACCTGGTTATCCAGCAAAAAGGCTGGAGCCCCTCGGGTGGCGGGTCATATAACATCAACATCAGGGGTACCGGAACTACAGGTAATAATGATCCGCTGATTGTTATTGACGGAATTATTGGTGGCGATATGAACACATTGAACCCCAATGATATTGATAATATTTCCGTTTTAAAAGATGCAGGTTCGGCTGCTATTTATGGCTCGCGCTCTGCCAATGGTGTAATATTGGTTACTACCAAAAAGGGAAAGCTTGGCACTAAGCCCAGCATTACTTACAATGGTATATATGGTACGCAGGTTCCCCACTTTACCTTTCATCCGTTAGGTGCATATGAAAACGCGCTTGATAAAAACATGTCGCTGGCCAATTCGGGCAAACCACCGCAATACTCAGATCAGCAATTGGCAGATATTAAAACTAAAGGCGACGGCGACTGGCGATTGGAAACCATTATGCACAACGCGCCGCAAACTAATCAGAACTTAACCATAAGTGGCGGATCACCAACCAGCACTTACCTCATGTCCTTTGGCTATTTTGATCAGCGTAATTATTTAGAGAAGAGCCTTATTAATGGTACTTATGGGCTAAGACGGTTTAACTTTCGTTTAAACCAGACAGCTACACTTGGCAATTTCAGCACCGGATGGAATTTAACCTACGCGAAGATCCAATATAACGAACCATTCAATGATGTAGTTGGCGATGCGCTCCGCGCCCCGTTAACCGATAGTTTTCAGGACGCCCAAGGCCGTTATATTACCGGGTTTGTAACATCCAACCCATTGGACCTTTTACGTAATGGTGGTTTTATGTTTACTAATAACGATGAGATTAACGGTAGTTTTAATATGGCTTATGCCATCACGCCCGCTTTTAAAATCAGGGCTGTATTTGGTGGTACAGTAAAAGCAAATACGCAATTACAAAGGCAGGTTGAATTAGATTATTATCCTACGGGACAATCTAATCAGGGCCGACAAACCGCTAACTATAACACCAAATCGCTTGCTACCAATACCAACTTAATTGCTGAGTACACTAAAACCTTTGGTAAACATTCTTTAAATGTTTTGGTAGGTGTGGCTAATGAATCGTATACATCTGAAGGAAACGGTGTACGCAAATCATTAACTGATTCGCTTTTAGGTATTCCGACCACCGGTACTATAATAGATCCGGGTACTCCTAACAATGGTTCATACAACTCCCTCAGTAACACCATTGAAACCAGCCTTAACTCTTACTTCGGTCGCGTTTCATACTCATATGCAAACAAGTACTTTTTAGACGGTACATTCAGGGGTGATGCCTCTTCAAACTTTCCTAAGAACAAACGCTGGGGATATTTTCCGTCAATAGGCGGTTCCTGGCGTTTAAGCGAAGAAGATTTCATGAGCAACTATAAAGAAAAAGTAGGCGATTTGCGGGTGCGGGCAAACTATGGTGTATTAGGAAATCAAAACGTTAGCGCTTATCAGTTTACGTCGTCATTTAATACCAATGCTAATGTTTACGCTTTTAATAATACTGCAACGGCAGGCGCTACACGTAACCTGGCCAACGTTGATCTTACCTGGGAAAAGGCTGCAACACTTGATATAGGTGCCGACGCTACGTTCTTTAACGGCCAGCTAACAGTAGGTGCAGATTATTTTAATAAAATAACGAGAGATATCCTCGCCCCCCGGCAGGACGTTCCAACGCTCTTCGGATCAGGGTTCCCCTCATACAATGTTTCTAAAGTGCAGGATAGGGGGTGGGAGTTGAAAATAACCTATGCAACCAGGGGCACGTTTGCTCAAAACTTCTCATTCAGTATTTCAGATGCCAAGAGCAAATTACTGGCATTTAGTTATGGGCAAACAGAAAATGTATTCCAGAGAGAAGAATTTGAATTTGTTCGCAGGGTAGGCTATCCTATTACCGTTTACCAGGGTTATAAAACCGCTGGCCTGTATCAATCGCAGGCAGAGGTTGACAGCTACCCCAGGTTCGCGAATTATACCACAGGTCTGGCTCCGGGCGACTGGAAATTTGTTGACAAAAACGGCGACGGAAAAATTGACGCGCAGGACAAGTTTATTTTAGGCGACCCCTTTCCGAGATATACGTTTGGGTTTAATTACAACGCCTCTTATAAAGGTTTCGACCTCACCATATTTATACAGGGTGTGCTGAAAAGGAGCGCGTTGATAAGGGGCGAATTAATTGAGCCGTATCACTTCAGCAATTATGGAGGCACGATATACGATAGCAACAGTGATTTCTGGACACCACAAAATACCAATGCCAAATATCCCCGCTTAGCCGAAAACGGCACAGTGGCCAACAACAATGATTACCGTACCGGCTCTGACATGTATCTATTTAATGCCGCCTACGGAAGGCTTAAAAATGTACAGATAGGGTATTCTTTACCGGCCGGTTTTTTATCTAAAATAAGTGTAAAAAAGGCAAGGGTATATTTTACGGCTCAGAATATACTCACCGTATCACCATTGAAATTTACCGATCCTGAAGGGACTGAGTTCGGTAATAACCTGGATAATACCGTAGGCGCAAACAGCCCGCGCGGATATCCGGTGCCTGTTTTCTATGGTATGGGTTTAGACATGACTTTTTAA
- a CDS encoding RagB/SusD family nutrient uptake outer membrane protein, which translates to MRLRHFNKTKLIILLAVAMVGCKKIDLTPKDRYTDDNFWQVNANAFNALATCYSQQISGGQPGSSSAAQAYFYNEALSDNAFCPLDVNVGTPTQISSGSDANFNPGINRVKYEWGSYYTNIRSCNLFLENIDKNTTLGAPLIERMKGEARYLRAHALFRLTNFFGDVPLITKVQTPEEAKVVAKTPKADVVKFILSELDAAAAVLPKREDLAATDRGRITKGAAKAMKARVLLYNNQWAECATVCEDLMNNQAENGTYTLQTSFPDIFSATNKYNSEVIADLGYQQPDRTWTDWSDFGPFYTGSGATAASNSNLVPTQDLVESYLTLDGKNIFEQGSGYDENNAPYANRDPRLGYTVVYDKYKWVNNLGNSQTIYIKPGTAPDATNKKNEAGPTGTTSGYYWRKYFDPTAPSGTFNYGENIIIQRWAEVLLMEAEAKTMLGQMDAAVWDKTIKPLRVRAGFVNTLALTYPGNTTMKMIDQVRNERRCELAFESLRYDDIKRWKIAEVVLNHPPGNEVRGAKFASNNTAFLKLVVRTFNPAKHYLWPIPTESIQTDPSLTQNPGW; encoded by the coding sequence ATGCGTTTAAGACATTTTAATAAAACAAAACTCATCATACTCCTTGCGGTTGCTATGGTCGGCTGTAAAAAGATCGATCTCACGCCCAAAGACAGGTATACCGATGATAACTTTTGGCAGGTAAATGCCAATGCATTTAATGCGCTGGCCACTTGTTATAGCCAGCAAATTAGTGGCGGGCAGCCGGGCTCAAGCAGCGCAGCGCAAGCCTACTTTTATAACGAAGCGCTTTCTGATAATGCGTTTTGCCCGCTTGATGTTAACGTTGGTACGCCAACTCAGATATCAAGCGGGAGCGACGCAAATTTTAACCCTGGTATAAACAGGGTGAAATATGAATGGGGCAGTTATTACACCAATATCAGGTCGTGCAACCTGTTTTTGGAAAACATAGATAAGAATACCACACTGGGCGCTCCACTTATTGAAAGAATGAAAGGCGAAGCAAGGTACCTGCGGGCGCATGCGCTTTTCAGGTTAACAAACTTTTTTGGCGATGTGCCGCTGATTACCAAAGTTCAAACCCCTGAGGAAGCAAAAGTGGTTGCAAAAACGCCTAAAGCCGATGTGGTAAAATTTATACTAAGTGAACTGGATGCCGCCGCCGCTGTTTTACCAAAAAGAGAGGACCTGGCAGCTACAGATCGCGGGCGTATAACAAAGGGAGCGGCGAAGGCCATGAAGGCGAGGGTATTACTATATAATAACCAATGGGCCGAATGCGCAACTGTTTGCGAGGATTTGATGAATAACCAGGCCGAGAATGGCACTTATACTTTACAGACATCCTTTCCTGATATTTTCTCCGCCACTAATAAGTATAATTCTGAAGTTATAGCCGATCTGGGGTATCAGCAACCCGACCGCACCTGGACCGATTGGTCAGATTTTGGGCCTTTTTATACCGGATCCGGCGCTACAGCGGCAAGTAACAGCAACCTGGTGCCAACCCAGGACCTGGTAGAAAGTTACCTAACGCTGGATGGTAAAAACATATTTGAACAGGGTTCTGGCTATGACGAAAATAATGCGCCTTATGCAAATCGCGATCCCCGTTTAGGTTATACCGTTGTTTATGATAAATATAAATGGGTAAATAACTTAGGCAATTCGCAGACAATCTATATTAAACCCGGAACTGCGCCGGATGCCACTAACAAAAAGAATGAAGCTGGTCCCACCGGTACAACCTCTGGATACTATTGGAGAAAATATTTTGACCCAACAGCCCCATCCGGTACTTTTAATTATGGCGAAAACATAATTATACAACGATGGGCCGAGGTTTTACTGATGGAGGCCGAAGCGAAAACAATGCTGGGGCAAATGGATGCAGCCGTTTGGGATAAAACAATAAAGCCATTACGAGTAAGGGCGGGCTTTGTTAATACTTTAGCATTAACTTATCCCGGTAATACCACCATGAAGATGATTGACCAGGTCAGAAACGAAAGAAGGTGCGAACTGGCCTTTGAATCGTTACGTTATGATGATATCAAGAGGTGGAAAATAGCCGAGGTTGTGCTGAACCATCCGCCGGGTAATGAGGTGCGCGGTGCCAAGTTTGCCTCAAATAATACCGCCTTCCTGAAATTAGTGGTAAGAACATTCAATCCGGCTAAACACTATCTGTGGCCCATCCCAACAGAAAGTATACAAACTGACCCGAGCCTTACTCAAAATCCGGGATGGTGA
- a CDS encoding GH92 family glycosyl hydrolase — MKKNFVLIVFLLFAITRTQAQNAPVNYVNPLLGTATLWDAKDAGYVPTRRVWGAEVFPGSSVPNAMVQLTPVTQFHSGSGYQYEDKVIYGFSHTSKGHWNLCYIPLLPATGTIAADDYKSEFSHTKESAHPGYYQVYLERYGVNAELTSTLRCAFHKYTFKAGEHKKIIADLSMSNERVRSWNIVQEGDNVFTGFQQAGEKMYFYAVTNHKIKSIDSVKSEPKRGEPKTVPVVSFEDADKPLEMKIGFSFVSIKNAKENLEKEMLNKSFDQVRKEATDTWNDLLSKITVTGGTERQKGLFYSCLYRSFLWPALRSDINGDFTDIGGKVVNKGFNYYTEPSLWDDYRNKLVLLGLLSPKVTNDVIKSLIDKGEIKGFMPTFFHGDHASAFIAGSYLRGLRDYDVKKAYNLLLKNATVEGGTRPYITEFNTKGYIAELDVENPVTNTVTKAAVTKTLEYAYDDYAVALLAKELKDTANYRMLMSKTGNYKNVFDSATGFMRGRLADGTWVKNFKPDYPYFEYMYREANAWQSTFFAPHDPNGLVGLFPSKAAFEQKLDSLFTVPWKGYEAENISGFIGQYCQGNQPDHSTPFMYYFINRQEKSQVILDSIMNHFYGMGKEKLAYAGMDDAGEMSSWYVFNAMGFYPFSPADPKYIVSVPIFDKIEFKFGGTNKGFAIIKKNSGKKINDINYGGQKVNGYFIDDAELKKGKTLVITTSK; from the coding sequence ATGAAAAAGAATTTTGTATTAATCGTTTTCCTTTTGTTTGCCATAACCCGCACACAAGCACAAAACGCGCCAGTTAACTACGTAAACCCGTTATTAGGTACTGCAACGCTATGGGATGCTAAAGACGCCGGATATGTACCAACCAGAAGGGTATGGGGAGCGGAGGTATTTCCCGGGTCATCTGTTCCAAATGCCATGGTTCAGTTAACGCCGGTCACTCAATTTCATAGTGGGTCTGGGTATCAATATGAAGATAAGGTTATTTATGGGTTTAGCCATACAAGTAAAGGTCACTGGAATTTATGTTATATCCCCTTACTACCCGCAACCGGTACTATAGCGGCCGATGATTATAAATCGGAATTTAGCCACACAAAGGAATCGGCACATCCGGGTTATTACCAGGTTTACCTGGAGCGTTATGGCGTTAATGCCGAACTGACTTCAACATTACGGTGTGCATTTCATAAATATACCTTTAAGGCAGGGGAACATAAAAAAATAATTGCGGATCTTTCCATGTCAAATGAGCGGGTTAGGAGCTGGAACATTGTTCAAGAAGGCGATAATGTTTTTACAGGTTTTCAGCAAGCGGGGGAAAAAATGTATTTCTACGCGGTTACCAACCATAAGATAAAAAGTATCGATTCGGTAAAAAGCGAACCAAAAAGGGGGGAGCCAAAAACAGTACCTGTAGTAAGTTTTGAGGACGCTGATAAACCGCTGGAAATGAAGATAGGTTTTTCATTTGTAAGCATAAAAAACGCAAAGGAAAACTTAGAGAAGGAGATGCTGAATAAAAGCTTTGACCAGGTGCGGAAAGAAGCTACAGATACCTGGAATGACCTGCTTTCCAAAATCACTGTTACCGGTGGTACCGAGCGTCAAAAGGGATTGTTCTATTCATGTCTGTACCGGTCGTTTCTGTGGCCAGCTTTGCGTAGCGACATAAACGGTGATTTTACCGACATAGGTGGTAAAGTTGTAAATAAGGGGTTCAATTACTATACTGAGCCATCTTTATGGGACGACTATCGCAATAAACTGGTGCTGTTGGGCCTGCTTTCGCCCAAGGTAACCAACGACGTGATCAAATCATTGATAGATAAGGGAGAAATAAAAGGGTTTATGCCAACCTTTTTCCATGGCGATCATGCATCGGCTTTTATCGCCGGATCATATTTAAGGGGATTAAGGGATTATGATGTGAAAAAGGCCTATAACCTCCTTTTAAAGAATGCGACCGTTGAGGGAGGAACCCGGCCATATATAACCGAGTTTAATACCAAAGGCTACATAGCAGAGCTTGATGTTGAAAATCCGGTAACCAACACCGTTACCAAAGCCGCTGTTACCAAAACATTAGAATATGCTTATGACGATTACGCGGTGGCCTTACTCGCTAAAGAACTAAAAGATACGGCCAATTATCGCATGCTCATGAGCAAAACCGGTAATTACAAAAACGTATTTGATAGCGCTACTGGTTTTATGCGCGGGCGACTGGCCGATGGCACCTGGGTGAAAAATTTCAAACCGGATTATCCTTACTTTGAGTATATGTACCGCGAAGCCAATGCGTGGCAGTCAACTTTTTTTGCACCGCATGATCCTAATGGCCTGGTTGGACTTTTTCCGAGCAAAGCTGCTTTTGAGCAAAAGCTTGATTCGCTTTTTACTGTGCCATGGAAAGGATATGAAGCCGAAAATATATCAGGCTTTATTGGTCAGTACTGCCAGGGAAACCAGCCCGATCATAGCACGCCGTTTATGTATTATTTTATTAACAGGCAAGAAAAATCGCAGGTTATACTGGATAGCATCATGAACCATTTTTATGGTATGGGTAAAGAGAAGCTGGCTTATGCCGGTATGGACGATGCCGGTGAAATGTCGTCATGGTATGTATTCAATGCCATGGGCTTTTATCCGTTTTCACCTGCCGATCCTAAGTATATTGTTTCGGTGCCGATTTTCGATAAGATAGAATTTAAATTTGGGGGTACAAACAAGGGCTTTGCAATTATAAAAAAGAACTCAGGTAAAAAAATCAATGATATAAATTATGGCGGCCAGAAAGTGAATGGTTATTTTATTGACGATGCCGAACTGAAAAAAGGCAAAACATTGGTAATAACTACCAGCAAATGA